The following coding sequences lie in one Capsicum annuum cultivar UCD-10X-F1 chromosome 5, UCD10Xv1.1, whole genome shotgun sequence genomic window:
- the LOC124898617 gene encoding uncharacterized protein LOC124898617 gives MKKKKIATDSVKYDPDCDTVVWQLGITFTSVKEFRVAVTKYAIQKRVQIEKYINEPNRVRVRCSMKNCKCLLYASLDPKSNNFVIRTYIPVHNCDRVTINYLCNIRFLTKAIKEDVIEQPNIRVFKLQQSIRKKFKLHVSKTTTRRERARILNEIMDDHILEYGRILDYKDELLRSNSGSTCVVKPGESNKLGRPLFETFYICFEAVKMASRSCRKFIGVDGCFLKEVCRGQLLVAVGKDGNNYTFPLAWAVVAKENKNIWRWFISLLQDDLGVGDGSDFTIMSDMQKTFFY, from the coding sequence atgaagaaaaaaaaaattgcgaCTGATAGTGTAAAGTATGATCCTGATTGTGATACGGTTGTGTGGCAGCTGGGTATAACTTTTACAAGTGTGAAAGAGTTTCGAGTGGCAGtgactaaatatgcaattcaGAAAAGGGTTCAAATTGAAAAGTATATAAATGAGCCAAATAGAGTTAGGGTGAGATGCAGCATGAAAAACTGCAAGTGTTTACTGTATGCAAGTCTTGATCCTAAGTCCAATAACTTTGTTATTAGGACTTATATTCCAGTACATAATTGTGATAGAGTCACCATAAATTACTTATGCAACATAAGATTTTTGACCAAGGCTATAAAAGAAGATGTAATTGAGCAACCTAATATCAGAGTTTTCAAGTTGCAACAATCAATTAGAAAGAAGTTTAAGCTGCATGTAAGTAAGACCACAACTAGGAGAGAAAGAGCTAGAATTTTGAATGAGATTATGGATGATCATATTCTAGAGTATGGCAGAATTCTTGACTATAAGGATGAATTGTTAAGGTCCAATTCGGGGAGTACTTGTGTGGTTAAACCTGGTGAATCTAATAAGCTTGGTAGGCCACTGTTTGAGACATTCTACATCTGCTTTGAAGCAGTCAAGATGGCATCTAGGTCATGTAGAAAATTTATAGGTGTGGATGGTTGTTTCCTAAAGGAAGTATGCAGGGGTCAGTTACTGGTTGCTGTAGGTAAGGATGGAAATAACTACACGTTTCCACTTGCTTGGGCTGTAGTGgcaaaagagaataaaaatatatggaGATGGTTTATTTCTCTCTTGCAAGATGACTTGGGAGTAGGAGATGGAAGTGATTTCACTATTATGTCAGACATGCAAAAAACATTCTTCTATTaa